A window of Primulina huaijiensis isolate GDHJ02 chromosome 9, ASM1229523v2, whole genome shotgun sequence contains these coding sequences:
- the LOC140984038 gene encoding small ribosomal subunit protein uS9 has translation MAASTESVQCFGRKKTAVAVTHCKRGRGLIKINGVPIELVQPEILRYKAFEPILLLGRQRFAGVDMRIRVKGGGHTSQIYAIRQSIAKALVAFYQKYVDEQSKKEIKDILVRYDRTLLVADPRRCEPKKFGGRGARARFQKSYR, from the coding sequence ATGGCGGCGTCAACCGAATCCGTCCAGTGCTTCGGCCGTAAGAAAACAGCTGTAGCAGTCACCCACTGCAAGCGCGGTCGCGGCTTGATCAAGATCAACGGTGTTCCGATCGAGCTCGTCCAACCAGAAATACTCCGCTACAAGGCGTTCGAACCGATCCTTCTACTCGGGCGCCAGCGCTTCGCCGGTGTCGACATGCGCATCCGCGTTAAAGGAGGCGGTCACACTTCTCAGATTTACGCCATCCGCCAGTCCATCGCGAAAGCGCTTGTTGCATTCTACCAGAAGTACGTGGACGAGCAGTCAAAGAAGGAGATCAAGGATATTCTCGTGAGGTACGACAGGACTTTACTTGTGGCTGATCCAAGGCGCTGTGAGCCGAAGAAGTTTGGTGGACGCGGTGCTCGTGCGAGGTTCCAGAAATCCTACCGTTGA
- the LOC140984657 gene encoding uncharacterized protein, which produces MSQSEPPRLSRGAPPSLHKQNSWSPDIIRDEVWNNRRRNHRNSRGRSVTDDDLDELRACFDLGFSPDLDPKLSSTFPALGFYHAVNKQFRSSLSRSSSASFSDTDSPLSSVEGSSSFIDPGDSPEMVKIRLRQWAQLVACSVRQSSPNLIIDQSGFCEKSS; this is translated from the exons ATGTCGCAATCGGAGCCACCACGTCTCAGCCGCGGAGCTCCTCCTTCTTTGCACAAGCAGAATTCATGGTCCCCGGATATCATCCGCGACGAGGTGTGGAACAACCGACGTAGGAATCACCGAAACAGCCGCGGCCGCAGCGTCACGGACGATGACCTCGACGAGCTCCGCGCTTGCTTCGACTTGGGATTTTCCCCGGATTTGGATCCGAAACTCTCGTCTACCTTTCCGGCGCTCGGGTTTTACCACGCCGTGAACAAGCAGTTCCGCAGTTCTCTTTCCCGGTCTTCCTCGGCCTCGTTTTCCGACACCGATTCGCCTCTCTCATCCGTCGAAGGCAGCTCTAGCTTTATTGATCCAG GCGATAGTCCGGAGATGGTGAAGATAAGGTTGAGGCAGTGGGCGCAGTTGGTGGCGTGTTCGGTGCGTCAATCCTCACCGAATCTAATAATCGATCAATCCGGATTTTGCGAAAAATCTTCGTGA
- the LOC140984767 gene encoding U-box domain-containing protein 26-like, translating into MPVGLEPLDVGVQIPSYFRCPISLELMSDPVTVCTGQTYDRSSIESWVATGNTTCPVTRVLLTDFTLIPNHTLRRLIQDWCVANRSFGVERIPTPKQPADPDLVRSLLKQASSGSALFGVRVSALRKLGGLACDSDKNRAVIAASNGREVLLYIVFANVRSDLSDLSHESLAVLSMFTLTEAECTYVAADSSRIGYLVNLLFHSSIEVRVNSAAIIENVVTGVRSPELRSQISDSGEVFEGMISILTHPRAYPRALKIGIKALFALCLVKQHRHKALAAGAVDVLVDKLAVFEKCDAERALATVELLCRVPSGCVAFASNEMAVQLLVKIILKISGRATEYATGALLSLCTASESAQNDAVAAGVLTQMVLLVQSDCTARAKRKAQTLLKLLRDSWPDDSIANSDTFP; encoded by the coding sequence ATGCCTGTGGGTTTGGAGCCTTTGGATGTAGGCGTGCAGATTCCGTCTTACTTCAGGTGCCCGATTTCTTTAGAGCTGATGAGTGACCCGGTTACCGTTTGTACAGGTCAGACGTACGACCGTTCGAGCATCGAATCATGGGTGGCGACCGGGAATACAACGTGTCCGGTTACGCGGGTCCTGCTCACGGATTTCACCCTTATCCCGAATCATACTCTCCGGCGGTTGATTCAGGATTGGTGCGTGGCGAACCGATCCTTTGGGGTGGAGCGGATACCCACGCCAAAGCAGCCGGCGGACCCGGATTTGGTTCGGTCTTTGCTGAAGCAGGCGTCGTCTGGATCGGCGTTGTTTGGGGTGAGGGTTTCTGCTTTGAGGAAGCTCGGAGGACTGGCTTGTGACTCGGATAAGAACCGGGCGGTCATTGCTGCTAGTAATGGTCGAGAGGTTTTGCTTTATATCGTGTTTGCTAATGTTCGGTCGGATTTATCCGATTTGAGTCACGAATCCCTCGCGGTTCTATCGATGTTCACGCTAACCGAGGCTGAGTGTACGTATGTGGCAGCCGATTCGAGTCGTATTGGATATCTGGTGAATTTACTGTTCCATTCATCGATTGAAGTTCGAGTAAACTCGGCGGCCATTATAGAGAATGTTGTGACAGGGGTAAGGTCGCCGGAGCTCCGATCGCAGATCAGCGATTCAGGAGAGGTGTTCGAAGGTATGATCTCTATCTTAACTCATCCACGAGCGTATCCTAGGGCGCTTAAGATCGGAATCAAAGCGTTGTTCGCTCTGTGCCTGGTGAAGCAGCACCGCCACAAGGCGTTGGCAGCTGGTGCAGTGGACGTCCTGGTAGACAAGTTGGCAGTGTTCGAGAAATGCGACGCGGAGAGAGCGCTGGCGACGGTGGAGCTCCTCTGCCGTGTTCCATCCGGTTGTGTCGCGTTTGCGTCAAATGAGATGGCGGTGCAATTGCTGGTGAAGATTATACTGAAGATCTCCGGCCGTGCCACGGAGTACGCCACCGGGGCACTTCTGTCGCTGTGCACGGCGTCGGAGAGTGCTCAAAACGACGCCGTTGCCGCCGGCGTGTTGACTCAGATGGTGCTGCTGGTTCAGAGTGATTGCACGGCGAGGGCGAAACGTAAAGCTCAGACGCTGCTGAAGTTACTGCGGGACTCATGGCCTGATGACTCCATTGCCAATTCGGATACTTTCCCCTGA
- the LOC140984597 gene encoding ferredoxin--nitrite reductase, chloroplastic-like yields the protein MESLSVKFLVTSLPSCNNRFKSIKLHAIPPQTVAPPASSADIGSERLEPRVEEKDGYFVLKEKFRQGISPQEKAKIEKEPMKLFMENGIEELAKISLEEIEKSKISKDDIDIRLKWLGLFHRRKHQYGRFMMRLKLPNGVSTTAQVRYLASVIRKYGNDGCADVTTRQNWQIRGVVLPDVPEILKGLEAVGLTSLQSGMDNVRNPVGNPLAGIDPHEIVDTRSYNNLLSQFITANSRGNPAFTNLPRKWNVCVIGSHDLYEHPHINDLAYMPATKNGQFGFNILVGGFFSPKRCAEAIPLDAWVPGDDILPICKAILETFRDLGFRGNRQKTRMMWLIDELGIEGFREEVVKRMPQLHLERASSEDLVQSNWERRDYFGVHPQKQEGHSFVGIHIPVGRVQADDMDELARLADLYGSGELRLTVEQNIIIPNVENSKIEALLNETLLQDRFSPEPPLLMKGLVACTGNQFCGQAIIETKARALKVTEEVQRLVSVMRPVRMHWTGCPNTCGQVQVADIGFMGCMTRNKEGKIVEGADVFLGGRIGSDSHLGDVYKKGVPCDDLVPLIVDLLVERFGAVPREREESED from the exons ATGGAATCACTTTCTGTCAAATTCTTGGTTACTTCACTGCCAAGTTGCAATAATAGGTTCAAGAGCATTAAGCTTCATGCTATCCCGCCGCAGACGGTGGCTCCACCGGCATCTTCGGCTGATATCGGTTCCGAGAGGTTGGAGCCTAGAGTTGAAGAGAAGGATGGATATTTTGTGCTGAAGGAGAAGTTCAGGCAAGGGATATCTCCACAGGAGAAAGCGAAGATCGAGAAGGAGCCGATGAAATTGTTCATGGAGAATGGAATTGAAGAGCTTGCAAAAATCTCACTTGAAGAAATCGAAAAATCGAAGATCAGTAAGGATGACATTGATATTAGGCTCAAGTGGCTCGGTCTCTTTCACAGGAGAAAGCATCAGT ATGGCCGGTTCATGATGAGACTCAAGCTCCCTAATGGGGTATCAACAACTGCCCAAGTCCGATATCTGGCTAGTGTTATCAGGAAATATGGGAACGATGGTTGTGCGGACGTTACCACGAGGCAGAACTGGCAGATTCGTGGCGTTGTTTTGCCTGATGTACCGGAGATTCTTAAAGGGCTCGAAGCAGTTGGATTGACTAGTCTGCAGAGTGGAATGGACAATGTGAGGAACCCGGTCGGGAATCCTCTTGCTGGCATTGATCCACATGAAATCGTCGACACGAGGTCTTATAACAATCTGCTCTCACAATTCATTACTGCTAATTCGCGGGGCAATCCGGCGTTTACCAACCT GCCGAGAAAGTGGAATGTGTGTGTTATAGGCTCACACGATCTGTACGAGCATCCACACATTAACGACCTTGCATACATGCCAGCCACGAAAAATGGTCAATTCGGATTTAACATTCTCGTTGGCGGGTTCTTTAGCCCAAAGAGATGTGCTGAGGCGATCCCTCTTGATGCTTGGGTTCCTGGTGATGATATACTGCCAATCTGCAAAGCTATACTCGAAACTTTTAGAGATCTTGGGTTTAGAGGAAACAGGCAGAAAACGAGAATGATGTGGCTTATTGATGAACTT GGGATTGAAGGATTTAGAGAAGAAGTTGTGAAGAGGATGCCTCAGTTGCATTTAGAGAGAGCATCATCGGAAGATCTTGTCCAAAGCAACTGGGAGAGAAGAGACTACTTTGGAGTCCACCCTCAAAAGCAAGAAGGCCATAGCTTCGTCGGCATACACATACCTGTTGGCCGGGTCCAAGCTGATGACATGGACGAACTCGCACGGCTAGCAGACTTATATGGATCAGGAGAACTCCGTCTCACGGTTGAACAAAACATAATAATCCCAAATGTAGAGAACTCGAAAATAGAGGCACTGCTCAATGAGACCCTCCTTCAGGACAGGTTCTCCCCTGAGCCTCCCCTTCTAATGAAAGGCTTGGTGGCTTGCACTGGGAACCAATTTTGCGGGCAAGCCATAATCGAGACGAAAGCACGTGCACTAAAAGTAACCGAGGAGGTTCAAAGGCTCGTCTCTGTCATGAGACCAGTGAGGATGCATTGGACCGGTTGCCCGAACACGTGCGGGCAAGTGCAGGTGGCTGATATCGGGTTCATGGGATGCATGACAAGGAACAAAGAGGGGAAAATAGTCGAGGGGGCCGATGTTTTCCTTGGAGGGAGGATTGGAAGTGACTCACATTTGGGAGATGTTTACAAGAAGGGCGTGCCTTGTGATGATTTGGTCCCATTGATTGTGGATTTGTTGGTGGAAAGGTTTGGTGCAGTTCCAAGAGAAAGAGAAGAAAGTGAAGATTGA